The Zalophus californianus isolate mZalCal1 chromosome X, mZalCal1.pri.v2, whole genome shotgun sequence genome window below encodes:
- the LOC113930871 gene encoding guanine nucleotide-binding protein G(I)/G(S)/G(T) subunit beta-2-like, translating into MSELEQLRQEAEQLRNQIRDAGKACGDSTLTQITAGLDPVGRIQMRTRRTLRGHLAKIYAMHWGTDSRLLVSASQDGKLIIWDSYTTNKVHAIPLRSSWVMTCAYAPSGNFVACGGLDNICSIYSLKTREGNVRVSRELPGHTGYLSCCRFLDDNQIITSSGGTTCALWDIETGQQTVGFAGHSGDVMSLSLAPDGRTFVSGACDASIKLWDVRDSMCRQTFIGHESDINAVAFFPNGYAFTTGSDDATCRLFDLRADQELLMYSHDNIICGITSVAFSRSGRLLLAGYDDFNCSIWDAMKGDRAGVLAGHDNRVSCLGVTDDGMAVATGSWDSFLKIWN; encoded by the coding sequence ATGAGTGAGCTGGAGCAACTGAGACAGGAGGCTGAGCAGCTCCGGAACCAGATCCGGGATGCTGGAAAAGCATGTGGGGATTCAACACTGACCCAGATCACAGCTGGGCTGGACCCAGTGGGGAGAATCCAGATGAGGACACGGAGGACCCTCCGTGGGCACCTGGCAAAAATCTATGCCATGCACTGGGGGACAGACTCCAGGCTGCTGGTCAGCGCCTCCCAGGATGGGAAGCTCATCATTTGGGACAGCTATACCACCAACAAGGTCCATGCCATCCCTCTGCGCTCCTCCTGGGTCATGACCTGTGCCTATGCGCCCTCAGGGAACTTTGTGGCCTGTGGAGGGCTGGACAACATCTGCTCCATCTACAGCCTCAAGACCCGCGAGGGCAATGTCCGGGTCAGCCGGGAGCTGCCCGGCCACACCGGGTACCTGTCGTGCTGCCGCTTCCTGGATGACAACCAAATTATCACCAGCTCCGGGGGCACCACCTGTGCCCTGTGGGACATTGAGACAGGCCAGCAGACGGTGGGTTTTGCTGGGCACAGTGGCGATGTGATGTCCCTGTCACTGGCCCCTGATGGCCGCACCTTTGTGTCTGGGGCCTGTGACGCCTCCATCAAGCTGTGGGACGTGCGGGATTCCATGTGCCGACAGACCTTCATTGGCCACGAGTCAGACATCAATGCCGTGGCGTTCTTCCCCAATGGCTACGCCTTCACCACTGGCTCGGACGACGCCACGTGCCGCCTCTTCGACCTGCGGGCTGACCAGGAGCTGCTTATGTACTCCCACGACAACATCATCTGCGGCATCACCTCCGTGGCCTTCTCCCGCAGCGGCCGGCTGCTGCTTGCCGGCTACGACGACTTCAACTGCAGTATCTGGGACGCCATGAAGGGCGACCGCGCAGGTGTCCTCGCTGGCCATGACAACCGTGTGAGCTGCCTCGGGGTCACTGATGATGGCATGGCTGTGGCCACAGGCTCCTGGGACTCCTTCCTCAAGATCTGGAACTAA
- the LOC118356497 gene encoding protein ARMCX6-like has translation MSSITTFRCVLDLSKCPFIQGKMGFAQPKDAGFSFSHGINRHSTSLCVVGSTIPTPDPAIKEKAFCALDNLNARVENQGQIKMSISGVCRETVSHCCNSFLQRAGLNLLISMTVINHMLAESVSDLKFPLISEGSGCAKVQVLKLSMGLSEKPVLAGESLGAQTLLSFVSLLIRNGNTQALPDTLAS, from the exons ATGAGCA GTATTACAACTTTCAGGTGTGTACTTGACCTCTCTAAGTGTCCTTTCATTCAGGGAAAAATGGGGTTTGCTCAGCCCAAGGATGCTGGTTTTTCATTTAGCCATGGTATCAATCGTCATTCGACCAGCCTCTGCGTTGTTGGAAGCACAATCCCCACTCCCGACCCCGCTATTAAGGAGAAGGCTTTCTGTGCTCTGGATAACTTAAATGCAAGGGTTGAAAACCAGGGCCAGATTAAGATGTCCATCAGTGGAGTGTGTCGGGAGACTGTGTCACATTGCTGCAACTCATTTCTGCAGCGGGCCGGATTGAATTTGTTAATAAGCATGACAGTTATTAATCACATGCTTGCCGAGTCCGTTTCAGACTTGAAGTTCCCTTTGATATCCGAGGGAAGTGGATGTGCCAAGGTTCAGGTCTTGAAACTGTCGATGGGTTTGTCTGAAAAGCCAGTCTTGGCAGGGGAATCGCTGGGTGCCCAAACGCTGCTCTCATTCGTGTCCCTCTTGATCAGGAACGGAAACACACAGGCTCTCCCCGACACCCTGGCCTCTTAG